One genomic segment of Ignavibacteriota bacterium includes these proteins:
- a CDS encoding DUF342 domain-containing protein → MSATGTTIKNVLQKVELYVKPLEEELNEKIPAFLPGSKIYLTRIDASLEKLNIIKKSTPLFRYKIEESENSENNIEKLKFVRDINPEFHDENSNIEQFGKDYVAIVDGLFIIENNKPKIIPINFDGSGDVKISDDSMKVCVDIYPSVGDHPIPTLEDIETKIVSLGITSDINKEILSKEINDVKLSKQKITDICVSEGKLPINGIDGKLENCTANKEKLENFSCDEFHKINPVISVKDGETIAIIHLPTNGEYGTNVFGKQVNPIPGKEIKIKLGPNTKFSEENPNHIIAKLDGFLDLKEASISITDTFTVNGDIDFKSGNIISKGSLKVKGNVNNDFSLNLSKDIEIDGYVGDAIIESGRNIFIHGGFLGKGKGILKSEGDIAVKFVENQKIFSRGSVTIIKELLNAQVFAKSKITCSGNKAVIVGGHTIAGDVIEIYSLGNSSESETIVEVGFDYLKRNSINDNKQRQTDLRKKLEEVDKVLFEFAQMKRLNDQCKEKVKVLVGEHKILLAEIEKIKEQNLKLTNEIYVPTSSKISVNGTIFPGVKIGINGRFFIVKEPLRAKTFLLSAENEVIAI, encoded by the coding sequence ATGTCTGCAACAGGAACAACAATAAAAAATGTTCTTCAAAAAGTTGAACTTTATGTAAAACCTCTTGAAGAAGAATTAAATGAAAAAATTCCAGCTTTTCTTCCTGGAAGTAAAATTTATCTTACAAGAATTGATGCATCTCTTGAAAAATTAAATATTATAAAAAAATCTACTCCACTCTTCAGATATAAAATTGAAGAATCTGAAAATTCCGAAAATAATATTGAGAAACTTAAATTTGTCAGAGATATAAATCCGGAATTCCATGATGAGAATTCGAATATTGAACAATTTGGTAAGGATTATGTTGCCATTGTAGATGGACTTTTTATAATTGAAAATAATAAACCAAAAATAATTCCTATAAATTTTGATGGCTCCGGCGATGTAAAAATTTCCGATGATTCTATGAAAGTTTGTGTTGATATTTATCCTTCTGTTGGCGATCATCCAATACCTACTTTAGAAGATATTGAAACTAAAATCGTGAGCTTGGGAATAACTTCTGACATCAATAAGGAAATTTTATCAAAAGAAATAAATGATGTAAAATTATCAAAACAAAAAATTACTGATATCTGTGTTTCCGAAGGCAAACTTCCAATAAACGGAATTGACGGAAAATTAGAAAACTGCACAGCAAATAAAGAAAAATTAGAAAATTTTAGTTGCGATGAATTTCATAAAATAAATCCGGTAATCTCTGTAAAAGACGGCGAAACTATTGCAATTATTCATCTGCCGACAAATGGCGAATACGGTACAAATGTTTTTGGAAAACAAGTAAATCCAATTCCCGGCAAAGAAATTAAAATTAAATTGGGACCAAACACAAAATTTTCCGAGGAAAATCCTAATCACATTATTGCAAAGTTAGATGGATTTCTTGATCTTAAAGAAGCATCTATTTCAATTACAGATACTTTTACTGTAAATGGAGATATAGATTTTAAATCAGGAAATATTATCAGCAAAGGTTCGTTAAAAGTTAAAGGAAATGTTAATAATGATTTTTCTTTAAATCTATCCAAAGATATTGAAATTGATGGGTATGTCGGCGATGCAATAATTGAATCCGGAAGAAATATTTTTATTCACGGAGGATTTTTAGGAAAGGGAAAAGGAATTTTAAAATCGGAAGGTGATATTGCAGTTAAATTTGTAGAAAACCAAAAAATATTTTCTCGCGGATCAGTTACAATTATTAAAGAACTTTTAAATGCTCAAGTTTTCGCAAAATCAAAAATTACTTGTAGCGGGAATAAAGCCGTAATCGTCGGCGGACATACAATTGCCGGAGATGTAATTGAAATTTATTCTTTAGGAAACTCAAGTGAATCCGAGACAATTGTAGAAGTTGGTTTTGATTATTTGAAAAGAAATTCTATTAATGATAATAAACAAAGACAAACCGATTTAAGAAAGAAACTTGAAGAAGTAGATAAAGTTTTATTTGAATTTGCTCAGATGAAAAGACTGAATGATCAATGTAAAGAAAAAGTAAAAGTTTTGGTTGGAGAGCACAAAATTTTATTGGCAGAAATTGAGAAAATAAAAGAACAAAATTTAAAATTGACAAATGAAATTTATGTACCTACATCATCTAAAATTTCTGTTAATGGAACAATTTTTCCTGGAGTAAAAATTGGAATAAACGGAAGATTTTTTATAGTTAAAGAGCCTTTAAGAGCTAAAACTTTTTTACTTTCTGCGGAAAATGAAGTAATTGCAATTTAA
- a CDS encoding T9SS type A sorting domain-containing protein, protein MKTYISIFSAFLFLHSTLYAQELNGPTSWETIGNTFSQPNVHLQLGRNFYDWYGSGDVNNDEVIDNNDLIAINNSVKNYRSNLDLKGEASTIEDKQILQEYLSGLRNYLPGHFNSLNTYEEKVYWWENVVKKMDIRKHAGPGWECRNYVIQGEIDTYGLSNIDQFIQEQKASGEITYDKTDNALYNGPMQGFSTYSNGVPHAVMGLLVGKPGENPNPLEFDHWYFVGSDFSDYRRIYPGDLSMDGDQYAKMSKVAYIEPDYAPGTYFFDAVSNFLNFDIKNNIGSLKDYAKDWLLLEDPSNFTIDVVDPIDKTLNYQVNLNTTPNVTGYPEVNVSNGLEAILTYSDGSNVPTNTNYPNIEYYFDRTWTGEATSSSLVTKRDSEVQRIYVKDNESPTGNVPIDINLTNEQVVSNGGLSTSITGEITNVKDNSNLPVNINVAYQLKSATEEEKIYNSIFTLTDVFGNVKTYSSQKITVLYSQISIQSLTDLLINAEKNQDLSPQGLKEKGYNSEPKVTISNSTSDYTLTYFDKDTIYHSSLFPWADREFTRLFIAKLNSDGIADTMQHKIIVKDLENPFVENLEAITITDKDSLHPSVTGYPKITDNVAVGDTAISYNLISENSTEKNFKAQAKVADVFGNDTTFLYQDVKVYIVTDINNKETLPLEFALFQNYPNPFNPTTKISYSIPSNANFQSANTNVSLTVYDILGNKIEALINEAQKSGYYAIQFKAEKLSSGIYYYQLITDNYNSVKKMLIFK, encoded by the coding sequence ATGAAAACTTATATTTCTATATTTTCTGCATTTCTATTTTTACACTCAACTTTATACGCGCAAGAACTCAATGGTCCAACTTCTTGGGAAACAATTGGAAATACTTTTTCTCAACCTAATGTTCATTTACAATTGGGAAGAAATTTTTATGATTGGTATGGAAGTGGAGATGTTAATAATGATGAAGTTATTGATAATAATGATTTAATTGCAATTAATAATAGTGTTAAAAATTATCGATCTAATTTAGATTTAAAAGGAGAAGCATCAACAATAGAAGATAAACAAATACTTCAAGAATATCTTTCCGGTTTAAGAAATTATCTTCCAGGTCACTTTAATAGTTTAAACACTTACGAGGAAAAAGTTTATTGGTGGGAAAATGTAGTGAAGAAAATGGACATACGTAAGCATGCTGGTCCTGGGTGGGAGTGTAGAAATTATGTTATTCAAGGGGAAATAGATACTTATGGGCTTTCTAATATAGATCAATTTATTCAAGAACAAAAAGCTTCAGGAGAAATTACTTATGATAAAACAGATAATGCTTTATATAATGGACCTATGCAAGGTTTTTCTACTTATAGTAATGGCGTTCCTCATGCTGTAATGGGTCTTTTAGTTGGAAAACCTGGAGAAAATCCAAATCCGTTGGAATTTGATCATTGGTATTTTGTCGGTTCTGATTTTAGTGATTATAGAAGAATTTATCCTGGAGATCTTTCTATGGATGGAGACCAATATGCTAAGATGTCTAAAGTTGCTTATATAGAACCAGATTATGCTCCTGGGACATATTTTTTTGATGCTGTTTCAAATTTTCTTAATTTTGATATAAAAAATAATATTGGAAGTTTGAAAGATTATGCTAAAGATTGGTTATTACTAGAAGACCCGAGTAATTTCACAATTGATGTAGTTGATCCTATTGATAAAACATTAAATTACCAAGTTAATTTAAATACCACACCAAACGTTACAGGTTACCCAGAGGTAAATGTTTCAAATGGACTTGAAGCAATTTTAACTTATTCAGACGGTTCTAATGTTCCTACAAATACAAATTATCCAAATATTGAATATTATTTTGATAGAACTTGGACTGGTGAAGCCACTTCATCAAGTTTAGTCACAAAAAGAGATTCAGAAGTACAAAGAATTTATGTAAAAGACAATGAATCACCAACCGGAAATGTTCCAATTGATATAAATTTAACAAATGAGCAAGTTGTTTCAAATGGTGGATTATCAACTTCAATAACTGGTGAAATTACAAATGTTAAAGATAATTCTAATCTTCCGGTAAATATTAATGTTGCATATCAGTTAAAAAGTGCAACCGAAGAAGAAAAAATCTATAATTCAATATTTACTTTAACAGATGTATTCGGTAATGTAAAAACATATTCTTCACAAAAAATTACAGTTCTTTATTCTCAAATAAGTATTCAGAGTTTAACAGATTTACTTATTAATGCAGAAAAGAATCAAGATTTAAGTCCGCAAGGTTTAAAAGAAAAAGGATATAATTCAGAACCAAAAGTCACAATCAGTAATTCCACATCAGATTATACTTTAACATATTTTGATAAGGATACAATTTATCATTCTTCATTATTTCCTTGGGCAGATAGAGAATTTACAAGATTATTTATTGCAAAATTAAATTCAGATGGAATTGCTGATACAATGCAACACAAAATAATTGTAAAGGATTTGGAGAATCCGTTTGTAGAAAATTTAGAAGCAATAACAATTACGGATAAAGATTCTCTACATCCAAGTGTTACCGGATATCCAAAAATAACAGACAATGTTGCAGTAGGAGATACTGCAATTAGTTATAATCTTATATCCGAAAATTCAACAGAAAAAAACTTTAAAGCACAAGCCAAAGTTGCTGATGTTTTTGGGAATGATACAACATTTCTATATCAAGATGTAAAAGTTTATATTGTAACAGATATAAATAACAAAGAAACATTACCTCTGGAATTTGCTTTATTCCAGAATTACCCAAATCCGTTTAATCCAACAACTAAAATTAGCTATTCAATTCCCAGTAACGCAAACTTTCAGTCTGCGAACACAAATGTAAGTTTAACAGTTTATGATATTTTAGGAAATAAAATCGAAGCATTAATAAACGAAGCACAAAAATCCGGCTATTACGCAATACAATTTAAAGCAGAAAAACTCTCAAGTGGAATCTATTATTACCAATTAATTACTGATAATTATAATTCAGTTAAAAAAATGTTGATATTCAAATAA